GATTCAAACTACTATTGAGAAACGTGGCGCTAATATTATTATTTCGCAGTGCTTCCACTTGGTCTTGCATCAACGCAATTAACGGCGATACCACCACCGTCAATCCCTTCTTTACCAACGCTGGTAACTGAAAACACAAAGACTTTCCCCCACCTGTGGGCATAACTACCAGCAAATCTCGATTTTGTAGCGCATCTTCGATAATTTTTCGCTGTCCCGGACGGAATTGATCATAACCGAAGTGATATTTTAGCGCCTGTTCGAGATTGGGATACTGAAGCATAGCGATCGCTTTTTTGGCTGCATTCTGCGTAGGTAGTTGATACAAAGATTATAAAAGCACAAAATCCTCTCTGCGCCTTTGCGCCTCTGCGTGAGACGAAAATATTTCAGTGCGATCGCTCGGCGTAGATCCTGATTCTCTCACTTGAATTGCTATCAAAATTCATTAATGAAATAAAGCATAACAATTGCGTAGACGCATTAGCAAAGCGGTAGCGACGTTCGCGCAGCGTCTCGCAGAGAAGGAGCGTCAGCGGCTTGTCGTTAGACATCGCTTGGTGTAGATCCTGATTTAATCTAAGAGGATGTTTTAAAAGTCCTCTGCTCGGTATCAAAACGTTTTAGATCCCCCTAAATCCCCCTTAAAAAGGGGGACTTTGATTGATTCCTGTTCCCCCCTTTTTTAAGGGGGGTTAGGGGGGATCTAGAAGTGCCTAAAATTACAGCCGAACACTTTTAAAACATTCTCTAAAAACATTCTGCTACATTAATAAAGTCCACAACGAAGTTCCGAAGTTCATGAACGAAGCTCTGAGGTTCACGAATGAAGCTCAAAGGTTCATCAACTAAGCTCTGAGGTTCACGAACTAAGCTCTGAGGTTCACAAACGAAGCTCCGAGGTTCATTAACGGAGTTCAAAGACTCATTCACGAGTATTAAACACTCTCGCGCGAATATCAAACACTCGTTCACGAGTATCAAACACTCGCCCACGAACATCAAACACTCGCCGATGAATCTCAAAGACTCGTTCACGAGTATCAAACACTCTCCCGCGAGTATTAAACACTCATTCACGAGTATCAAACACTCATTACAGCAACTTTCATTTACTCAAACCACACACTCACCCTCCTCTCTGCGCCTCCGCGCCTCTGCGTGAGACAAAAATCTTCAAGAATTACCCCTCAGCCTCTCAAGACTCGCCCGCACACCTTCAGCATCCGGTGACTGCAATCGCTGCAAAATCTCTAAAGCTGGTTGCAAATAGGATATCGCGTTAGTGTATTCACCCTGCTGTTCTGCCAAACTTCCTAACCACCACAAAGTCATTGCTTTGCCTTGGACATAACCAATGCGTTCTTTTATTGACAAAGACTGATTGAAAAGTGCGATCGCTTGCTCCACTTCCCCTTTGTTGGCGTAGATACTTGCTATATTATGCAACGTTAGTGCTTTCCAATAAGCATCACCAATACGTTCAAATATTTCCAAAGACTGATTGTAGAGTGAGATCGCTTGCTCCACTTCCCCTTTGTTGGCGTAGATCATTCCCAATTGGTGCAACGTCGCCGCTTTGCCTTGGACATCACCAATGCGTTCCTTTATTTCCAAAGACTGATTGTAGAGTGAGATCGCTTGCTCCACTTCCCCTTTGTTGGCGTAGATTATTCCCAGTTGGTGCAACGTCGCCGCTTTGCCTTGGACATTTCCAATGCGTTCCTTTATTTCCAAAGACTGATTGTAGAGTGAGATCGCTTGCTCCACTTCCCCTTTGTTGGCGTAGATCATTCCCAAACAGTGCAACATCGTCGCTTTGCCTTGGACATCACCAATGCGTTCTGTTATTTCCAAAGACTGATTGTAGAGTAAGATCGCTTGCTCCACTTCCCCTTTGTTGACGTAGATATATCCCAGTTGTTGCAACGTCAACGCTTTGCCTTGGACATTTCCAATGCGTTCATTTATTTCCAAAGACTGGTTGTAGAGTGCGATCGCTTGCTCCACTTCCCCTTTGTTGGCGTAGATATATCCCAGTTGTTGCAACGTCAACGCTTTGCCTTGGTTATTACCAATGCGTTCATTTATTTCTAAAGACTGATTGTAGAGTGCGATCGCTTCATCCACTTTCCCTGTGTTGGCTTTGAGTATTCCTAAATAATAATAAATTGATGCTAATTCTTGTTCGTCTTCTGCGGGACAAATATTTAACGCTTGTTCGTAATACTTTAATGCTTGATCAACTTCACCTATTCGGTGTTCACAATAAGCAAGTTTTCTAAGAACACTATAGTTTTTAGTAATTTCTAAGGTTGATTTGCACAGATGTATTGCTTCCCGAAATCGGCTTTGATGCGACAAGAGGTTCGCCAATGAATTAGCTGTTTTCCCCGCAATTTCTCCATTCTTCCCCAGCAATCCCAAGCGATGAATTTCTAAGTCTTGTACTTCCGTAGAAGTTTCCGCCTCTTCCCACCACAAACGATACAAAATTTGTGCAGCTTGTTTATACAACTCTTCACCCTTGGGGTTTTCTGGAAACTCTAGCAAAGGTGACAAAATTCGGGGAACACGATACAACCTCTCTGTGTTGTTGGTAAGCGTAACTTCCAACAAACCCAAAATTTCAGCGCGTTGAATATGACTTTCCCAACTTGAGATATCCTCACAAATCGGGGAGATAGCAGCTAGAGGAACAGGTAACTCATACACCAACAACTTCCCCAGCATAAGACGCAAAGCTGGAGTTTGCTGCTTCAGCAATTCCTCAGCCAAAATATTCTCACGAAATTCCTTTTCCTTCTCCTCCATCTTTTGCAGAATCATCTCAACTCCCTTCTCCGCTTCCAGCGAGTTCTGGGAATTTTGCAAAATCTTATCTAACCATTCCAACAACCGAGGATTTCCATCTGCTGCTTGTTTGGCACGTTCGGGCAAATCTGGCTGAAATTGCCAACTGCCATTAAACGAATCCAGACGATTATACTTTTTAATTAAATCTGCCCCACCCAAAGCCCCCAGAGGTTCGCGGTACAGACGATGATTCAGTTCCGACAATGTGAAATTGTAGCGACAGGTAATAATTACCTTGTGGGGAAGTTGGGAATTTTGCATCGCCTTCAGCAACGCCAGCAGTACATCTACAACTTGTGGTTGCAAGACATAAACCCCATTTCGTAAATCCAAATTAGCCTCAAAGTCATCCAGCACAAAGGCAAAGCGCTGTTCTTTGGTATTCAGTCCTTCCGTGAAAAACTTGGTGAGGCGCTGCATCAAGGGTAACTTGCCATTGAGAATATCATGCCCCCGTTCCGAGGTACATTGTTCAGCAAGGCTTTTGAGCAGTCTGTCCTCATCCAGTTGCCGAAAGTTCACCAGCCTGTGATAGCCAACCATCCTTTCCAGAAGTCGCGCCGTCACAGTACTCTTACCCACACCCCCCAGTCCGTGAATTAGTACCCCTAATGAAGTGCGAATTGCTTTGAGACAACGTTGCAAAGTCCGCCGTCTCCCCACAAACTCAGAGGGTTTCGCCACCCGCACCAGTTGGGTATCGGGATCTAAAAACTGTTGATAAGCAGGTTCCGGCGCAGAGGGTGGCACATCTCCCAACACATCCACCAACGCACCCGGACATTCTCCCTGGACATATAACCGCAACAAATGCCAGTCACGCACATTCTGTTTAAACAACTGCTGGTAAGTGCTAGCGAGTGCTTGGGCTAATTGATATCCGGCTGCCAATTTGCCGTAGAGGTGCGCGGCGGCGGCTGTAGCTGTCCGATCTTCCACAGGCCGTCCCCAACTTAAAACCGCGATCGCCCCTTGTGCAATAAGTGCCTCAGCCATTGAAGGGACAGCCCCTTTATCTGCGGCTTGTCCAGTCCGACACCCAGATAAAAACACCAACTTGGGAAAGCGAAACCGGAAGACTTCGGCCAGTTCTGCGGCTGTGGTTTCGTGGCGTTCCCCAATTTCCGTCTCAGTGATAAAGTAAGGCGTGTAAGGTGCTTCATCTTTAATTGAGGCGTGTCCTGTGAGATGAAACACATCAAAGTCATCAAGATAGCGACTCCACACCTTACCCAACTCGCTAACGCAACCGCTTTCTTCCACCCGCAAATCTACAGCAAAATCTCGCGTATCAGCCAGAATCCTCGCTTCTTCCTGTTCAAACTCTAACTTTGGTTCCACATCTTCCGGGTCGGTTGCCATAAACAATACTCGCAATTGTCGTGCTTCCACAGAAAACGCTTCCGTTTCTTTCTCAATCCAGCGCAGAGGTAACACCACTGGATTAACCCGCTTCACCAGAAAATCCTCACCATCATGCAGCACTTCCCAAGGTAGATGTGCCAATTTTTTATCGGTATCAATAGCAATTACCAACCCCTCACCGCGACAGTTAGCAATTCCCCGACTCAACCACCGTCCATCCCCATCCAACCAAAAAAATAACTGCTTCCCGATTCCTGGTAAATTGGGCAGCAGTTTATAGTAATCTCGTTCTCCTTGCTTGAGAAAATTAGCGATTTCTGCCAACTTCAAGCGACGTGATTCATAGTGATTCTTTTGAGGTAGCCAATACCTGAGTTCAACTGTTTCCTGGGTACTTTCCCGAAGTTGAATGCGGATAGTTTGCACTTATTTGCTGATAGATTTGAGGATTTCGGTGATTTCCTCTATAGTAGCGTCTGCGAGAAAAATCCTGTTTCCCGTATCAGGGTCAAGAATTACCACATCAAATTGCTTCCCTGGATGGGATTTATGCCATTCTTGATACCATTTGCGAATTTGTTCAGCTAAAGCCGCAACACCACCCACAATCCCAACAACGGTAGCAATAGCCGCCAAAGTTCCCTCGCGCTGCGTCGGTACTTCATAACTCCCCGATATCCCAGGAATTTCTAACAAAGCCTCGGCGGCGGCTGGTGCGTCTTCACCCTCAATTCCGATTTGAATTTCTGCCATGAGTAATTTTTACCACAAGAATAAAATCATACATCCCGCGAATATTTTAAATATATAGTCAATAAGCGAGTCAAATTTATTGATGTCAGAGGAAGTGTCAGAATGTTAAGTGTAAACTTTCATCACCAACGCACTTATGCCTAAAGCAATCTGGAACGGTGCAACTTTAGCCGAAAGCGATAATACTGTAGTTGTGGAAGGCAATCATTATTTTCCTCCCGACGCAATTAACAAGCAGTATTTCCAAGACAGCGACACTCACACAACTTGTCCGTGGAAAGGTCTTGCTAGTTACTACAGCATTGAAGTGGATGGACAAGTCAATAAAGACGCTGCTTGGTACTATCCCAGCGCCAAGGAAAAAGCCAAGAATATTGAAGGTTACGTGGCTTTCTGGAAAGGAGTGAAAGTCGAAGCTTAATTTAATGCGCTTCCGGCTTATTTGCTGAAACTATTGATTAACCGAGTTTTAGTAAATAAGCCTCTTTTTCTTGATTTTACTCAGCACTCAGCGAGAATCTCTTGATAAAACTCTTGAGTTAGATTATTTCACTTTCTGGCTCAACAAGCTCAAAATTTACTTTGTTATATAAATCTTGTAGAGAAATTTCCAAGGGTACAGATGCAAATGCGATCGCATTATCTTCCTCATCATACTCACGCAGATTCCATTGTTTCTTCCCAATCTTAGAAAACTGCTCTACATGCACCCGATATTGGTCTATTAACAGATATTCTTGAAACGTGGGAATTGTGCGATACGCCGCAAATTTATCCTCATAATCATAATTTCTAGTGGATTTTGACAGCACCTCCACAATAATTTGCGGGTTAGTAATAATATCTTGGCGATTGTTAAAAAATTCTGGTTCACCTGCGATAATCATCACATCTGGGTATGTATAAATCCGTTTTTGTGATATCCACAGACGGACATCACTCATATAAATTCGGTAACTTTGTTTTTTAAAAGCATAATTTAACTCAGTGCTTAAGTTAAGTGCTATCTGGTTATGATTGATTGTTCCACCCGCCATTGGAATTATTTGTCCATCAATATATTCACTTTTATATTCAGCCGCTTCCTCTAACTGTAAATATTCCTCTGGGGTGTAGTATTGCTGTTGTGTAACTTGCATAGCTTTTACCCATATCTATTCAACAGTGTAACTTGGTTATCTCACAAAAAAGGTGCGTTCCGCGATCGCCTGAACACACCCAAAATACTCTGCGTTACTCCGCGCCTACCTCAGCGCACCTCTGCGTTTAAATCTTAATATCCAAAACCCTTACCAAAAACGCCCACTTATCCGCAGCTTCTTCAATTATCTTTGTTGTTGGTTTACCCGCACCATGTCCCGCCTTTGTCTCAATTCTAATTAACACTGGTGCATCACCTTGATGGGCTGCTTGCAAAGCCGCCGCAAATTTAAAACTATGAGCAGGGACAACGCGATCGTCGTGATCTGCGGTAGTAATTAAAGTGGCAGGATAAGCTGTCTTTGGTTTCAAATTATGCAACGGTGAATAAGCATAAAGTGTTTTGAACTCTTCGGCATTATCTGGCGAACCATATTCCGCAGTCCAAGCCCAGCCGATAGTAAACTTGTGAAAGCGCAACATATCCATCACGCCGACTGCTGGTAAAGCCGCACCAAATAAATCAGGACGCTGTGTCATACAAGCACCCACCAATAAACCACCGTTACTACCACCTGCGATCGCTAGTTTGCCAGTTTTTGTATACTTATTGGCAATTAACCACTCAGCCGCCGCAATAAAATCATCAAACACATTTTGTTTTTTCTCTTTCATCCCTGCTTGATGCCATTCTTCACCATATTCGCCACCACCGCGCAGATTTGGCATAGCGTAAACACCACCCATCTCCATCCACACCAATGTACTCACAGAAAAAGTCGGAGTTAGAGAGATATTAAACCCACCATAAGCATAGAGAAAAGTTGGATTATTGCCATCTAACTTAATGCCTTTTTTGTGAGTAATAAACATCGGCACCTTTGTGCCATCTTTGCTGTGATAAAATATCTGCTTTGTTTCGTAATCATCAGGCTTAAAGTCTACCTTTGGTTGGCGGAAAAGCTGACTTTTACCAGTCACCATATCGTAGCGATAAATTGCGCCTGGGGTAGTAAAACTAGTGAAACTATAAAAAGTTTCCGTATCATGGCGTTTACCCCCAAAGCCCCCCACTGAACCCACTCCGGGTAATTCTACCTCACGCACCAATGCACCTTTGAGGTCAAAAATTTTGATTTGCGATCGCGCATCTTGCAAATAATCAGCAACAAACTGATTATTGAGAATATTGACACTTTCTAAAGTTGCTTCACTTTGCTGAATAATTTCTTGCCATGCTGATTTCTCTGGTTTTTTAATATCAATGGCAATTACTCTACCCCGTGGGGCATTTAAATCGGTGCGGAAATAAAAGATACTATCATCATGGTCAATAAAACTATAATCTGCCTCAAACTCGTTAATGAGTTCAACAACTTCAGCTTGAGGATTAGTTAAGTCTTTATAAAATACTAAATTCCTAGAGTCAGTTCCCAACCACACAGCAATAATTAAATATTGTCCATTTTCTGTAACACCACCACCAAATCCCCATTCTTTTTGGTCAGGACGTTGATAAATTAAAATGTCTTCCGATTGGGGCGTACCTAATTTATGGTAATAAAGCTTTTGATAATAGTTGACATCTTCTAACTGAGTTTTAGAATTTGGCTCATTGTAACGACTATAAAAAAAGCCTTGATTATCAGTTGTCCAAGATGCACCAGAAAATTTAATCCACTGCAAATGGTCTGCTAAATCTTTACCTGTTGCGACATCTCGGACTTTCCACTCTTGCCAATCAGAACCAGAAGTTGAAAGACCATAAGCTAAAAGTTTACCATCATTACTAATAGATAATCCTGATAAAGCAACAGTGCCATCAGCAGAAAGTTTATTGGGGTCAAGTAAAACTTGCGGTTCAGAGTCGAGAGTTTTTAATGTATATAATACGCTTTGATTTTGCAGCCCATCGTTTTTGAAATAAAAATAGCGATCGCTGGAACCATCCCCTAAAGATTCGCCTTCTTTAAACGGAATACCATATTTTTCATAATCCCAAAGTTTAGTTAAGCGTTGTTTAATTTTGTCACGAGCAGGAATTTCACCTAAAAAGCCAAAAGTAATTTTATTTTGAGCCGCAATCCAGGCTTTCGTTTCTTCAGAATCGGGATTTTCTAACCAACGATAAGGGTCTGCAACCAACGTTCCGTGATAATCATCTACTTGTTCGCTTTTATGGGTAGTTGGATAAGTAATCTGTTTTGCTGTTGACATAGTTGGGGATACAATTCTTCTCTGTACATGGTAATCAGAATTCCCAGCCTTGTGGTAGCTGGCTAAGGCTAAAGGTAGTATTCCCGGATTTACAACCCAGTAAGAAACACAAACTGTGGTTAAAAATATTACAAAAAATCGTACGATGTTGGCAAGCAATTTCATCATAGAAATAGTAGAGTCAAAACAAAGCTACATCTAGTAAAAACAGTATGACTTATACCATTTCACGAAAATATTGATGCAAATTCATTGGTTTTTAATTCTTTCCCCCTGCTCCCCTGCGGCCTATTTGTAACGGCAGTACGATTAAACTTGTTCCTGAAGTGGTAAGTACAAATTGGCAAGGTGATTATGCCAGAAAAGTGGAAGAATATGCTTTTCTAAACATTCTTGAATATTGGATTGTGGACTTTGGGGTATTATGTGGTTGGCAATTTATTGGTAATCCCAAACAGCCTACTTTCACCGTTTGTCATTTAGTTAACGGTGTGTATGAACAGCAACAATATCGCTTAGGAAAAACTATCTCATCTTATCTGTTTCCCAACTTACAGATAAAACTTGACGATATTATGCCTATTACAGCAGTAGAACCATAAATTAAGACAGTGTTGATTACTCAAAGCTTTAATTAAACTAATACCAAATTGAAGAATGATTGCGACAAATGGATTGCCCAAAAGCTTACCAGTAAACCCTTTCTCAATCCAAAATCGTCTTGAAAAGTTTGCTCAAGTCGGGGAATCCGCCCACGCAACTTTCCGCAAAATCTAAAATTTAAAATGGTAGAAGTTTTTACTCAGCGCTTCCTAACCATTATTGCTAACTAACTTCTCACCCTTCAACATCCTCACAGCAGCTTCGAGTAAGGCTTCTTCGAGATAAGGCTTAGTAAAGTAACCACTAGCGCCAAGCTGAATTGCCATTTGTCTGTGTTTGTCTGCACCACGCGAGGTGAGCATAGCGATAGGTAAGTGATTCAGGCTGGAATCTTTTTGAATGCGTGATAATAACTCCAGTCCATCGCAACGGGGCATTTCAATATCGCAGAATACAATATCGCAAGGTAGTCCAGAGCGTAGTTTATCCCAAGCTTCTTGACCATCACGCGCCTGTTCAACGCGATAGCCTGATTTATTAAAGGTCAAAGATAACAATTCTCTAACTGTAATTGAGTCATCAACAATCAGCACAGTTGGATCAATTTTCTCAGCCTGAACTTCTATAACAGTAGGTGGAGTTTTTTGTTGCCAAGGAGTACCACCGCTATGTTTAGACATCCGTCCTTGGAAGATATCGATAATTTCCAACACGTCAGCAATTGGCATAATCCGACCATCCCCTAGCACCGTAGCACCAGCTACACCGATGGGTTTAGGCGCTGGCCCTTCAAATTGCTTAATGACAATTTCTTGTTCGCTGAGTACTAAGTCAATTTGTAAAGCAATTAAAGTATTGCCCGATCGCACCACTACGACAGAAACTGTATCATCATCCCTAGTACCACCGTAAACATTACCGCGACTCAACTGGCGATTGAAGGATAACAAATCTTTGAGAGGTCGGAATGGCAAGACTGTATCACGCCAAGAAATAAATGTTTGCCCATCAGCATTATGTTGAATATTTTTGGCGGGGATGTCTAAAGTATCTTCCACCCCATCCATTGGGAAGGCAATTCGGGCTTTATCGGAGACGCAGCAGAGGGCTTTACAAATACTTAAGGTGAGTGGTAAACGAATAGTGAATGTTGTGCCTTTACCAATTGCCGAATCTGTATTGACAGTTCCGCGAATTTCACTAATCTCGGAACGCACTACATCCATCCCGACACCACGACCAGAAATTTCATCAGCTTTATCTTTGATACTAAACCCAGGCTGGAATAGCAAATCATAAACTTCCATACGGGAGATTGTTCTGGCTTGTTCTTTGGTAATCATCCCGACCTTAACGGCCTTAACTTTGACTTTTTCTGGGTCGATACCTGCACCGTCATCACCCACAGAAATGACTGTTTGGTTTCCTTGGTGGAAGGCGCGGATGGTAATTTCTCCCACAGGTGGTTTACCCGCAGCTTGACGTTCTTCTGGAGTTTCGATTCCATGCGCGATCGCATTATTCAACATGTGCGTCAATGGATCGGTGAGATGATCTAAAATCATCTTGTCAATTAAGGTATCGCTACCTTCAATCACCAACTCTACTTGTTTACCGCATTTAATCGCGTTATCCCGCACACCGCGCCGCAAGCGGTCAATCGCCTGGGAAAATGGCACCATGCGAGCGCGGGTTAAGCCTTCTTGCAATTGAGTTGTGACTTGACGGAATTGTCTCGCCACGCGTTCAGTCTCTTCGGTCACAAAGTCGATGTCACTCGCTGACTCCCGCACTCGCACAATCAATTCAATCATTTCTTGAGACAATGTGTGGAACGGGGTAAACCGATCCATTTCTAGTTCGCTAAAACCCCTGTCTGTATCGGGTTCTGGTGAGAAGATTGGCGTTTCTTTTTTGGTACGACTGGCCAGTAGAGAAGCTTCTAAAAGCGATCGCTCATATAATTCTTGCATTCTCGCGCCCACATCTGACAGCTGTTGCACTTGAATTAGCAAGTTATCTAATGATTGTCTTAGCCGTTCATGATCCTGCTCTAAAGTGTTGCGATTGACTACCAATTCCCCGACTAAATTGCTCATATCGTCCAGTTGTTTGACTGGCACTTTCATTGTTTCTTCAAATCTGGCGTTCCGTCGATTTGTTGGACGAGGCGCTTTATTATTGTTGGATTTGATTGGCGATGTGTGAGCGATTGTGTTATCTGCTTCCGCCAGTAGTTTTTCTAAATCACTAAATTCATCTTCGAGTTTTGGTGATGCAGTCGTTTCACTAACAAAGTGGTTATTGGCTGTGGTGGGAGATTCTGAGATGTAATTATGGTGAATTGTGGTCTGGGGAGGGATTTCATCATGGTTATCTCCACCTAATAAAGCTTCCAACGCTGCAAAATCTTCCGAAGCGATCGCACCAGCATCACTTGGTAGTTCTTCACCTAATAATGCTTCTAAATCAGCAAAGTCATTTTCATCTTCAGATATGATATTTGTTTCTTCTGTGGATGATTCTGGAAATTGAAAAGTAATACTTTCTGCTTCAGTAATTGGTGTATCTGATGAGGTCTCACTAATTTCTAATAATAATTCTGGAGAGTCTGCTGTTTCTCTTAAAACATCAACAGCAACAGTCTGATTGATATTTTCATAAACTTCTAGTTTTAATCCTGACTCTTCAGTACTGGATGATATTTCATCTGTATCTGCCGTGGAAAATAAATCAAAATTATCACTAATTATTGGTTCGGAATTATCAGATTTTTCATGATTATTTACAACTAATAAATCATCGAGTAAATTTTCAAAATTTGGGAGTTGGGAAAACTCAATAATTTCTGTATCTGCAAGTAACTGATCTAAATCGGTATTTGGTTGGCTGATGTCTGTGGCTAATAACTCATCTAGTAAACTCAAGTCTACATCTTCATTGACTACGGGTTCATTCACATCTCCCTGAGTTTCAGACGTTCCTGGAAGGCTAATATCTCCAAACAAATCAAAAGCTGGATTATCGGAACTGTCTAGCTGAATATACGTGCCATGAATTTTTGGCTCTAAATCAGCTAAAGCCATCGGTTCATCTTTGGCAAATTCTGAATCTAAATCATCAAAAAGATTGAGTTCTACTTCCCCAAAAGCTTGGGCATCAACCGCAGCAGCTTCCAGCGACTGGTAAGTAAATTCGGGAGTGAAATCTAATGCCTCTGGTGCTTGGGCAAAATTGCGAATTTCTGGTGAAGAAACATCGCGATCGCTAAAAACAGGAGCTTTTAATTCCCCAAATAAATCATTTTCACTATCTGAATCAAAATCTAATTCTGGCTGGAGAAAAGTTAGCTCAAAATCATCTCGATAATCTTCTATATTCGAGGAACGAGCATCCTGAATATCCCCAAAAATTTCCCCAGAAGCCGCCGCTGCAAATAAACTTTCTTCTAAAGCTTTGGTGACATCTTCTTCTAAGATATTATCAAATTCTGACTGTAATTCTGCGTCTGCGGGGGACTCCCAGAAATTACTCAAATCATCTTCTGTCTGAGCTAAATTTGTGGCTAT
This window of the Nostoc sp. HK-01 genome carries:
- a CDS encoding multi-sensor signal transduction histidine kinase — translated: MLPEQQQRILGYFIEEARDHLNTIEQGLLDLQGTLNDPEMINEVFRAAHSIKGGAAMLGLTSIQHTAHRLEDCFKVLKEHPVRIDEKLESLFLGVADTLKALLEHLSGPYGLSEEAANTLMSEAEPVFKWLIDHLDSLVQKGHNGVADDSHTVIQSPQTESVSSLTEIFWRTDTSTPVEDTQVPSPGVPTPVAAQENTWSEFQNQVLQALRQMLQLFKQQATAESRQNLQQCCRQLEKLGQRWNLPNWSSLCQAAANAICNSENTYLTLAKIVITEIKQAQELVLQGRDAEITISQQLEALLSFPELEFDLFDNELVTEIENQAVNITTTNEEVSLIASVEPTDSVISLADINEQLNQDSAIAINHSSENVANSLFSDGEDVSFTIGQIDHHGPEVALADLNTLADLFEGETPELDETWQQEEILDITAVSNLGIDITQDTTEDNDSDLADFLSLDEELRTDEPNVNLSTTEELGLLFGDNFLEKDSSEPEITNAPQLSSPNVNNQDVDDLLTLTLDDHQLPMVSEVAQPATETIPSTGLSVSQQSILDELFLENSATTLSEVNHFDNAELQLSISEPNSLSLDGLFAEGEENTLIPTQDSGIGDLFDSSPTIATNLAQTEDDLSNFWESPADAELQSEFDNILEEDVTKALEESLFAAAASGEIFGDIQDARSSNIEDYRDDFELTFLQPELDFDSDSENDLFGELKAPVFSDRDVSSPEIRNFAQAPEALDFTPEFTYQSLEAAAVDAQAFGEVELNLFDDLDSEFAKDEPMALADLEPKIHGTYIQLDSSDNPAFDLFGDISLPGTSETQGDVNEPVVNEDVDLSLLDELLATDISQPNTDLDQLLADTEIIEFSQLPNFENLLDDLLVVNNHEKSDNSEPIISDNFDLFSTADTDEISSSTEESGLKLEVYENINQTVAVDVLRETADSPELLLEISETSSDTPITEAESITFQFPESSTEETNIISEDENDFADLEALLGEELPSDAGAIASEDFAALEALLGGDNHDEIPPQTTIHHNYISESPTTANNHFVSETTASPKLEDEFSDLEKLLAEADNTIAHTSPIKSNNNKAPRPTNRRNARFEETMKVPVKQLDDMSNLVGELVVNRNTLEQDHERLRQSLDNLLIQVQQLSDVGARMQELYERSLLEASLLASRTKKETPIFSPEPDTDRGFSELEMDRFTPFHTLSQEMIELIVRVRESASDIDFVTEETERVARQFRQVTTQLQEGLTRARMVPFSQAIDRLRRGVRDNAIKCGKQVELVIEGSDTLIDKMILDHLTDPLTHMLNNAIAHGIETPEERQAAGKPPVGEITIRAFHQGNQTVISVGDDGAGIDPEKVKVKAVKVGMITKEQARTISRMEVYDLLFQPGFSIKDKADEISGRGVGMDVVRSEISEIRGTVNTDSAIGKGTTFTIRLPLTLSICKALCCVSDKARIAFPMDGVEDTLDIPAKNIQHNADGQTFISWRDTVLPFRPLKDLLSFNRQLSRGNVYGGTRDDDTVSVVVVRSGNTLIALQIDLVLSEQEIVIKQFEGPAPKPIGVAGATVLGDGRIMPIADVLEIIDIFQGRMSKHSGGTPWQQKTPPTVIEVQAEKIDPTVLIVDDSITVRELLSLTFNKSGYRVEQARDGQEAWDKLRSGLPCDIVFCDIEMPRCDGLELLSRIQKDSSLNHLPIAMLTSRGADKHRQMAIQLGASGYFTKPYLEEALLEAAVRMLKGEKLVSNNG